A single window of Phycisphaerae bacterium DNA harbors:
- a CDS encoding GDSL-type esterase/lipase family protein — translation MKTWQVAALFFVLAGALRAEFAIHDGDTVVFLGDSITAARGYGKIVENYTLLRYPDRRVRFINAGWGGDTAAGGAARLERDVLGHGATLVTVAYGVNDIGWGGKADDEHKQKYLDGIRDIVTQCRSRGVRVFICSAAITGADPDKSENDYLQRMCDEGMALSRSLGGGAIDVQRSMREIQKRIWAANHEAKDDKDKHTLHAADGIHLNDLGQLAMGFAILKGLGAPAEVSSVTIDAAAGRVAEASGCKVSELKVTTETVEFDRLDEGLPFNLGPLGALQFRFIPIPDQLNRYMLAVKGLSPGRYQLTVAGREVGTWPVERLAEGLNISSATPDGWVPGGPWDAQAATLIMLTDSRNQMVQAEKLSAMYLGGNPNLGDVWRKITDINERMESLQRTVAKPVPYRFVLKRLPPASRP, via the coding sequence GTGAAAACCTGGCAAGTCGCGGCTCTTTTCTTTGTTCTCGCAGGTGCTCTGCGAGCCGAGTTTGCCATCCATGACGGCGATACGGTGGTGTTTCTGGGCGACAGTATCACCGCCGCCCGAGGCTACGGTAAGATCGTCGAGAACTATACGCTCCTGCGTTACCCGGACCGCAGAGTTCGTTTCATCAACGCGGGTTGGGGCGGGGACACGGCCGCCGGCGGCGCTGCCCGGCTTGAGCGAGACGTTCTGGGTCACGGGGCTACGCTGGTGACGGTGGCCTACGGCGTCAATGACATCGGCTGGGGCGGCAAGGCCGACGACGAACACAAACAGAAGTACCTCGACGGTATTCGGGACATTGTCACGCAATGCAGAAGTCGCGGCGTGCGGGTGTTCATCTGCTCGGCGGCGATCACCGGGGCTGACCCCGATAAGAGCGAAAACGACTATCTCCAGCGGATGTGCGATGAGGGCATGGCCCTGTCGCGATCTCTCGGCGGCGGTGCGATCGACGTGCAGCGATCGATGCGCGAGATCCAGAAGCGGATCTGGGCCGCCAACCATGAGGCGAAGGATGACAAAGACAAGCACACGCTGCACGCCGCCGACGGCATCCACCTCAACGATCTCGGCCAGTTGGCGATGGGATTCGCGATTCTGAAGGGCCTTGGGGCCCCGGCCGAGGTTTCTTCGGTGACGATCGATGCGGCCGCGGGGCGAGTTGCCGAGGCCTCTGGCTGCAAGGTTTCGGAGCTGAAGGTCACCACCGAGACAGTGGAGTTCGACCGCCTGGATGAGGGACTGCCGTTCAACCTTGGCCCGTTGGGTGCCCTGCAGTTCCGGTTCATCCCAATCCCCGACCAACTCAACCGATACATGCTGGCGGTGAAGGGGCTCTCGCCCGGCCGTTACCAGCTCACCGTCGCAGGCCGAGAGGTCGGCACCTGGCCGGTTGAAAGACTGGCGGAGGGCCTCAACATCTCCTCTGCCACACCGGACGGCTGGGTCCCGGGCGGTCCGTGGGACGCCCAGGCGGCCACGCTGATCATGCTGACCGACTCGCGGAACCAAATGGTGCAAGCCGAGAAGCTCTCGGCGATGTATCTGGGCGGTAACCCCAATCTTGGTGATGTTTGGCGAAAGATCACGGATATCAACGAACGGATGGAATCGCTCCAGCGAACCGTTGCCAAACCCGTGCCCTATCGATTCGTTCTCAAGCGGCTGCCGCCGGCCAGCCGGCCGTGA